The following proteins are co-located in the Pochonia chlamydosporia 170 chromosome 6, whole genome shotgun sequence genome:
- a CDS encoding hexokinase family protein XprF (similar to Cordyceps militaris CM01 XP_006669489.1), with product MGSTTEQLAQLDAFLQPMTIDIEKCHLLSEKFLQNFIHLSAESLDQFLPTPISESILRPVADHGHGRHLAIDIGGTNLRVGFVELLTDESVKSDDSNGVATNGNGHSGTNGLNGNSTNGHSTPKSPSGRLQRHLEKSWPISNHLKNDNADSLFLWIGKCIAEVVEEGSKAFNLPGDAPLPLGITFSFPVEQPSLEKATITSMGKGFAIPPNVDLGDRLKAAYDKHRGADAPPIYIAAVANDSVATLISFIFNYDGVVHRRATMGLILGTGSNATIPVKLSLLHPDKRPKNVNLLPGEKVDDAKIAVNTEWSINGTAPPMRELGLINRWDDELSAQNEKPGFQPLEYMTAGRYLGELGRIMLLDYMTSTLNINRALLPQKILAQESLSTTFLSHFKPLQPTTLLSVLRSEFPESPDSSFLWNEHHAEALYRIAKAIEVRAAGIIAAAIMALLTLGEALPVDGSSPLPQSEIRELGVGYTGGCIVHFQDYLVDCQNFVNQLVNRRFGKDSPLRVTMSPCHDGGITGAGILVAAALSSQTSQT from the exons atgggcTCGACGACTGAGCAATTGGCTCAACTTGACGCCTTCCTTCAGCCCATGACCATTGACATCGAGAAATGCCACCTGCTGTCAGAGAAGTTTCTGCAAAACTTCATCCACCTTTCTGCGGAGTCTCTGGACCAGTTCTTACCAACTCCCATCTCGGAGTCTATTTTGCGGCCAGTCGCAGATCATGGCCACGGACG GCATCTTGCGATTGACAT CGGGGGAACCAACTTGAGAGTCGGATTCGTGGAATTGCTCACGGATGAATCCGTCAAGTCTGATGATAGCAATGGAGTTGCGACGAATGGTAATGGACACAGTGGCACGAATGGTCTAAACGGCAACAGCACAAATGGCCATTCTACTCCGAAATCGCCCTCTGGTCGCCTCCAACGACACTTGGAAAAGTCGTGGCCGATTTCGAATCATCTGAAAAATGATAATGCTGATAGCCTATTCCTTTGGATCGGGAAGTGCATTGCcgaggttgttgaagaaggaagcaAGGCATTCAACCTCCCCGGCGATGCGCCACTGCCTCTCGGAATCACATTTAGTTTTCCAGTAGAACAACCGTCGCTCGAAAAGGCGACTATTACATCCATGGGGAAAGGCTTTGCCATACCGCCTAATGTTGATCTAGGGGATCGTCTCAAAGCGGCATATGATAAGCACAGGGGCGCCGACGCACCGCCCATCTACATTGCAGCCGTTGCCAATGACTCCGTGGCCACGCTAATATCCTTCATTTTCAACTATGACGGAGTGGTTCACCGTCGTGCGACTATGGGCCTGATACTGGGCACTGGGAGCAATGCTACCATTCCTGTGAAGCTGAGCCTCCTCCATCCGGACAAACGACCGAAAAATGTCAATCTTTTGCCTGGCGAGAAGGTAGATGATGCGAAGATCGCAGTTAACACGGAATGGAGTATCAACGGAACGGCACCACCGATGCGCGAGCTTGGGTTGATTAACAGGTGGGACGACGAGTTGAGCGCGCAAAATGAGAAGCCTGGCTTCCAGCCTCTCGAGTACATGACTGCAGGGCGATACCTGGGAGAGCTGGGGCGTATCATGCTACTTGACTACATGACCAGCAcactcaacatcaacaggGCACTTTTGCCACAAAAGATTTTGGCGCAGGAGAGCCTGTCGACAACATTTTTGAGCCATTTCAAGCCGTTACAGCCTACCACTCTATTATCGGTTTTACGGAGCGAGTTTCCAGAGTCTCCGGATTCCTCCTTCCTTTGGAACGAGCATCATGCGGAGGCCTTGTATCGTATTGCTAAGGCTATCGAAGTGCGCGCGGCGGGAATTATAGCTGCAGCCATTATGGCGTTGCTCACATTAGGGGAGGCACTTCCTGTCGACGGGTCGTCCCCATTGCCACAATCAGAAATTCGTGAGTTGGGGGTAGGTTATACGGGAGGCTGCATTGTTCACTTTCAGGACTATCTAGTGGACTGCCAGAATTTCGTGAATCAACTGGTGAATAGGAGATTTGGCAAGGACTCACCACTTCGAGTCACCATGAGTCCATGTCATGACGGGGGCATTACTGGGGCTGGCATTTTGGTTGCTGCAGCACTTTCCAGCCAAACGTCCCAAACTTGA
- a CDS encoding gamma interferon inducible lysosomal thiol reductase (GILT) (similar to Metarhizium acridum CQMa 102 XP_007812756.1): MDEKQQLAQGIPSQSPRRSSPMSPLSRLRRFLLPVLAFFLLLRGIYDISYRHTFAGLGVRHLVPLEAHIISKCPDTRDAMRELILPVMQRVYDKVDFKLNYIGTPTANDGVECKHGPSECMGNIIELCARELYPDPKINLGFIMCLTKDYKHIPERALVEDCALEHAIDIKAINECATRDDGAYGMDLLRHSIQRTSDVCTSTRDKTLSIFGGVFGIHDSRGSG, from the exons ATGGATGAGAAGCAACAACTGGCACAGGGCATTCCTAGCCAGAGTCCACGTCGCTCATCGCCCATGTCACCACTATCCCGTCTTCGCAGATTTCTGCTTCCAGTTTTggcctttttcttgctgctcCGCGGCATCTATGACATCTCGTACCGACACACCTTCGCAGGGCTAGGAGTTAGGCATCTCGTGCCTCTGGAGGCACACATTATCAGCAAATGCCCAGATACCAGA GATGCCATGAGGGAGCTGATCCTTCCCGTTATGCAGCGGGTCTACGACAAGGTTGATTTTAAGCTCAACTATATCGGAAC TCCCACGGCAAACGACGGCGTCGAGTGCAAACATGGACCTTCCGAATGCATGGGAAACATCATCGAGCTCTGCGCTCGCGAACTCTACCCGGACCCGAAGATAAACCTCGGTTTCATCATGTGCCTGACCAAGGACTACAAGCATATTCCCGAGCGGGCTCTCGTCGAAGACTGTGCCTTGGAGCACGCCATCGatatcaaagccatcaacgagTGCGCTACCAGAGATGACGGTGCTTATGGCATGGATCTGTTGCGGCACAGCATCCAGCGGACATCTGATGTATGTACTTCTACGCGTGACAAAACGCTGTCAATTTTTGGGGGGGTTTTCGGTATTCACGACAGTCGAGGATCTGGCTAA
- a CDS encoding scavenger mRNA decapping enzyme (similar to Colletotrichum fioriniae PJ7 XP_007590037.1) gives MTDLNARAERLVPKFQLERVLNQDQAGRRTSMYGTIDNEPALLILERAPFPTSDNYLGRIPSSLAKLKNLGANDIYSWSMARTGSDDEGQSQQEKAGFFADLKINLIYPCTESHVKKYSKQHVRFVTETPEIYKDKIRPYMQSKRDQGRLNWVFNIIEGRTEVEDVIYRTKLGEAGDEGFLLLPDLNWDRSTLDALHLLAIVERRDIWSLRDLRKKHIPWLRHMKDKVVSATVKTYPAIEPDQLKLYVHYQPTYYHFHIHIVHVALEAGTTQATGKAVGLDSIIETLKVMAGDDEAGMEAVSMTYTLGEASELWTEVYEPIKKSGRASQ, from the exons ATGACGGACCTCAACGCCAGGGCAGAGCGGCTGGTGCCCAAATTCCAACTGGAGCGGGTTCTCAACCAAG ATCAAGCAGGTCGACGGACATCCATGTACGGCACCATCGACAACGAACCCGCTCTCCTGATTCTCGAGCGCGCACCCTTCCCTACATCAGACAACTACCTAGGTCGAATCCCCTCGTCGCTCGCCAAGCTGAAGAACCTGGGCGCCAATGACATATACAGCTGGAGCATGGCTCGGACAGgcagcgacgacgaaggGCAGTCCCAGCAAGAAAAAGCAGGCTTCTTCGCCGATTTAAAAATAAACTTGATTTATCCATGCACAGAGTCACATGTTAAAAAGTACAGCAAGCAGCATGTTCGATTCGTTACGGAAACGCCAGAGATATATAAAGACAAAATTAGACCATACATGCAGAGCAAACGAGACCAAGGAAGGCTAAATTGGGTATTCAACATTATCGAGGGCCGAACAGAAGTAGAGGACGTTATTTATAGAACCAAACTCGGCGAGGCGGGCGATGAGGGCTTTCTCCTGCTGCCCGACCTCAATTGGGACCGCAGCACGCTGGATGCACTGCACTTGCTGGCGATTGTGGAGCGGCGGGATATCTGGTCCCTGAGAGacttgaggaagaagcaCATCCCCTGGCTGCGGCACATGAAGGACAAGGTGGTTTCGGCTACGGTCAAGACGTATCCGgccattgaaccagaccaactGAAGCTGTATGTCCACTACCAGCCAACGTACTACCACTTTCACATCCACATTGTGCATGTGGCGCTCGAGGCTGGTACTACTCAGGCCACGGGGAAGGCGGTCGGGCTGGATAGCATTATTGAGACGCTCAAAGTTatggctggtgatgatgaggcgggTATGGAGGCCGTGTCCATGACGTATACGCTCGGCGAGGCTAGTGAATTGTGGACAGAGGTGTATGAGCCGATTAAGAAGAGCGGTAGAGCTTCTCAATAG